Genomic DNA from Blastopirellula sediminis:
ACGTCGCCGTTGCTGAGGCCGAGGATATTGCCGAAGTTGCCGATCTGATCGCCGTCGATGATGACCTGCTTCAGCTCGGTACCCGCGGCGCCGCCGTCGAACTTGATGTGAAACGTATCGCCGTGATCGTCGCCGCCGGAGGCGTCTTCTTCGGTATAGGTGGCGCCAACTTGAATCGGATCGGCGTCAAAGACGCGACGCTCTTCCAGCGTTTCGATATCGCTGCTGCGAAGCGCAGGACGAGCGGGGCCTCTACGGTTGCGGCCCTTTAGAAGCGAGTTAAACATTCGGCGAAGCATTTAGCGCCTCCATGCATGCGTTCTATCACGGCATCCTTGCCGTAATCGTCGAACTTATTTCGTAAACAAGCTGCCCTGGGGGGAGAGAGCGGTTCGTTCGCCCGATTCGATCTTCCAGACCCGAACCGTGGTGTCGAAGCCGCCCGAGACGATCGTGTCGTTGTAGACGTCGATCGCAGTAACGCTGCCCGAATGCCCTTCGAGCTTGGCGATTTCCTGATGCGTGGCCATATCCCACAATCGCAGGCGATTGTCGCTGCCAGCGGAAATCAAAGTGTTGTCGTTGATCAGCGTCAGGGCCATCACCTTGGCCGGAGCGCTCGACATCTCGGCGACTTCCTTGCCTTGTCCGAGATCGATGACCTTGATCATCCGATCTTCGCTGCACGAGATCAGATGGGACGAGTCGCTGGTGAAGACCAGCGAGTGGACGCGTTGACGGTGCGCTTTGACGTCCCCCAGCACGCGGCCGGATTGAGCGTCCCAAGTGCGGATCACGCCGTTGCGACCGGCGGCGGCGACGATGGCGCCATCGGGCGAAAAGCTGACGCAGCGCATATCGTTGATCGGGGCTTCCAGTTCGTGGAGCCGTTCGCCGGTGATCGGATCATGGATGGCGATGGTCGGACCGAAGCCGACGATCGCCAGCATGGTGCCGGCCTTGTTGAACGCCACATCGGCGACGGCGTACGGGAATTCTCCCATCGAACGCAACTGAGCGCGACGTTCGACGTCCCACAGAATGATGCGACGATCATTACCGGCCGTGGCCAAAGTCGTTCCATCCGGGGAGAATTTCACCGCGCGGACCCAGTCGCGATGATCTTCGAGCCGGTAGAGTTCGTTGCCTGAATCCATCTCGAACACGCGAACGATGTGGTCGTCCCCTGCGGCGGCGAAGATGGCGCCGGCCGGGTGGATCGAGATGTCGGAAATCACCGGTGGGTGCAGACGACCCGGTTCGGGCCGAAGTTGGATGGTGCGATCGAGCTTCGCGGTCGGTTCTTGCGCTGGAGCGACGCCCACGATCAAAGCCGCTAGCAGAACTGCGGCGAAGACACGGATAGACGGAACACGATCCATGCTCATCTTTACCATCCCTCAAAAGGCAAACTTCTCTGCGCGCATGTAATAGCGCAATCCTTCATCGTTTATCGGCGCATAGCGGCGCCGGACCGCAGCGGAATGTGTGAAAATATTTCGTTCATGGAAGAAGCGAGTATTAATCGGATCTTGATGATCATTCGTTTCGCACGCATTACGAAGCTGCTAGCTTGGAAGTCGATCTGAGCCGCATGAGGGGCCGATAGACGATTTACTCGGCTTTCTCGCTTCACCCGACCAAAAGGCGATTCCCAATGTCAGCGCGAACCATCGCGATCGGCGACATTCACGGCTGCGTGCATGCGCTCGACGCGGTGTTGGAGATGATCGCGCCGACCGCTAGCGACACCATCGTCGTGTTGGGGGATTTCGTCGACCAAGGGTGGGATGTCAAAAGCACGATCGAGCGGTTGATTCAGCTGGAGTCGGAAGTGAATTTGATCCATCTGCTCGGCAATCACGAGGAGATGTTGCTGGCGAGCCTGACCTGCGAAAAGACATGCGGCTACTGGGAAAACTGCGGCGGCGCTCGGACCCTCAGCTCGTATCGCTTAGGGGGTTCGATCGAAGATATTCCAGATGACCATATCGAGTTCATCCGCCGGTCGCGTCCCTATTACGAGACGGAGTCGTGCATCTTCACGCATGCCAACGCTGAGCCAAATCTGCCGATGGACCAGCAGCCTGAGTACGCGCTGCGGTGGAAAGTGCTGGAGCCGGACGCCTACGAATGCCACTATTCGGGGAAAACATTGTTCGTAGGGCATACCGAGCAGCGTAGTGGCGAAGTTTTGAATCTCGGCTGCATCCAGGATATCGATACCGCGTGCTGGCGAAACGGCTGGCTTACCGCGATCGACGTCGACGAGCTTCACATCTGGCAGGCGAGTCGTTACGGGCAAATGCGCGAGGGGGACGAACCGGCCCTGGCCCACGCCGTTCCGGCTCACCACGCCGAGTAATTTGCCCTGGTTTTGCCTTTGCGGCGGCGACTTCGACAGTGTTAGAATTGGGGGATCACGTCAGATTTGCCGATTCCCTCCTTCTTCGCTCGGAGTCTCCTAATGCTACGCACCACGCTCGCCCTCCTCTTTTCGGTCGCTCTCTTCTCGCAAGCCGCCTATGCGGAAACGACCGTTACCCTGACCAAAATGCATCTTTGCTGCGGCAAGTGCGTCAAAGCGGTTGAGGCCGCTGTGAAAGACATGCCCGGCGTGAAGGTCGACGTGACCGCCAAAGAGGGAAAGACCGTACTGACCGCCGCCGATGACAAATCGGCCCAGGCCGCCCTCGACGCGATCGCCAAGGCGGGTTTCCATGCCGAGACCGACAGCGAAGAACTGAAAATGAAGGATGACTCGGGCGTCAAAGCAGGAGCCGTCAAGCGTCTCGCTCTGACCGGTCTGCACAACTGCTGCGGCGCGTGCACCAAGTCGATCAAAGAAGCGGTCGCCACGGTGGACGGCGTTAAAGCGGACACCGCCAAGCCGAACGAATCGTCGATGGTCATCGAAGGGAACTTTGACGCCGCCGAAGTCGTGGAAGCGTTGTTGGCGGCCGGTTTTCACGTCAAGGTGAAACAGTAAGTCGCGTGAGCGTCCCAGCGGACGCATGGTTTCCGCGCGACTACGCCGAGTCGCGCCGCGAGTTTCTCGCCGCCTGTAAAGAGTTAGGCGGCGAGATGGAGTCGCATGCGATTGATGCGGTTGGCCCAGACGGGGAATCGCTGACGATCGATCTTCTGACGCTCGGCAACCGTGGAGCGAACGATTGCCTGGTTCTTTCGAGCGGACTACACGGATTGGAAGCGCCGCTTGGCGCTGCGATTCAATTGCATTGGATGCGTAACGCTTTAAGTCAGAGCGTTCCCCCGAACCTACGCATCGTCTTGATTCACGCGCTCAATCCGTACGGCTTCGCCCATCGCCGGCGTTGTGAAGCGGAGAATATTGATCTCAACCGATCGTTCATGCGGCGGGGAGAAGAGCATCGCGGGGCTCCGCCCCTCTACGAAAAGCTTGATCCGCTGTTGAATCCGGAATCGCCCCCCGGCGGTTTCGATTTCTTCACGCTACGTGCCGCCGCGATCCTGGCCCGATACGGCATGACGAAAGTCAAACAGGCGATCGCCGGCGGGCAGTACGAGTTTCCCCGCGGCTTGTTTTACGGCGGCAAAGGGGCGAGCGAAACGCAGCAGTTGCTGACGCCCCATTGGAAGTCGTGGCTGGGAGAGAGTCGCCGCGTGATCCATTTGGACGTGCACACGGGACTTGGCCGCTGGGGAGAATTGACCCTGTTGTCGGCGCCGGCGATGGATACCGCTTGGCACCGTCAGGTGGGGGAAACGCTCGGCGAGACCGGATACGATCGGGAAAAAGAAAACTCGGTCGCTTACCAGGCCCGCGGCGATTTCGGCTTGTGGTGCTCCCAGCAAGCGGGCGATATCGACTACGCCTATTTCTGCGCCGAGTTTGGAACCTATCCGGCCGTACGCGTTTTGAAAGCGCTCCGGGCCGAGAACCAAGCGCATCATTGGAGCGATCCCAAAGCGGCCGCTTTTCAAACGGCGAAACGGAGCGCGCTCGAAGCGTTTTCCCCAGCGAGCAAGAGTTGGCGTCAGTCGACCGTGGCCCGCGGCGTCGACTTATGCAAGTCGGCGATCGCCCGACTCGAAAAGTGAAGCGAAACTGGCGTTTTCTGATACGGTCGTTGCCGATTTGGCATAAGTCTGTGCGCACTTTTGCAACCGGTCTCAAACTCTGATTCAATTTGTTAAGTCCTGCTTAATATCCCACCTCGGAGACTCATTTCATGACCTTGCGAACTTCTCGTCGTCGCTTCCTGGTCGCCGCTTCGGCCGCCGTTTCTGGTATCGGGTTCTATTCGCAACTTCCGGCCGCCGAGTCGAAATCTCCTAACGAAAAGCTGAACCTGGCTGGGATCGGCGTCGCGAACCGCGCCAGTGCGAATCTGTCGGGCTGCTCGAACGAAAACTTCGTCGCGTTGGCCGACATCGATTCCAACTTCCTGGAACAAGGGGTCAAGCGTTTCCCCGGCGCCAAAGGGTATGCCGACTATCGGGTGATGCTGGAGAAAGAAGCGGACAACATTGACGCCGTCGTCGTCAGCACGGCTGACCATAGCCACGCCCCGGCGACCGCGATGGCGCTGCGGATGAAAAAGCACGCCTACTGCGAAAAGCCGCTATCGCACACTGTGTACGAGTCGCGCGTCGTCTCGAACCTGGCCAAAGAAAACAAGCTGGTGACCCAGATGGGGACCCAGATTCATGCGACCGAGAACTACCGCCGCGTCGTCGAACTGCTGAACAGCGGTATCATCGGCGACGTTACCCGTGTCCATGTCTGGGTCGGCAAAGGTTGGGGAGACGGCAAGTTCGCGTTCGGCCAAGAGCCGCCGAAGAACCTGAACTGGGATCTGTTCCTGGGTTGCGCTCCGGAGCGTCCCTACAGCACCGGCGTTCATCCCGCCAACTGGCGCCGTTTCTGGGACTATGGAACCGGTACGTTTGGCGACATGGCTTGCCATTACGTCGACCTGGTCCACTGGGCGCTCGATCTGAAGCATCCGGAAAAGGTCTCGGCCGTCGGGCCTCCTGTTGATCCGGTCGGTTGCCCGTCGTGGTGCGTCGCCGACTATCACTATCCGGCCCGAGGTGAAAAGCCGCCGGTTCATTTGACCTGGTACGACGGCGCCAAGCGTCCGGCCGAACTGGCGAAGCTGAAAGATAAGTCAGGCAATCCGATCAATTGGGGGGGCGGACAGTTGTTCGTCGGCGACAAGGGGATGGTCCTCTCCGATTACGGCCAGCACTACGTCTACCAGGATGGCGAGATGGTCGATTTCAAGGCGCCGGAGAAGACGATTCCCGCTTCGATCGGTCATCACAACGAATGGCTCCAGGCGATTCGGACCGGCGGACCGACCACCTGCAACTTCGACTATTCCGGGGCGCTCAGCGAAGCGGTGCTGCTGGGAACGGTCGCTTATCGCAGCGGCGACGTCATCGACTGGGACGCCGAAAACCTGAAGGTCACCAACAACAACTCGCTGGCCCATAACCTGATTCACAAGGAATATCGCAAAGGCTGGACGCTGTAAGCGACCCGCAATCTTGTACGAATTCGACGGCCGCAGCGGAATTGTCCGCTGCGGCCTTTTTTTGTTTGTTTTACGGTGGATGAGAGTGTAAGTTGGGGACGCCGCTTCCCCCCTCTGCGGGAGAGGCGGATCACTTCGTAGATTGCATTCGCAGATTCGTATCGGGGGACTAACGATGGGTGGTTGGGGCGGAACGCTGATCTTTTTGGGCGTCGGATCCTTTTTGCTGAATATGATCGGTATGGAATTCATCCTGCTGAGCTGGGTCGACATGTGGGGACCGCTGGCCGGTATTGGCATTCGCCTGGGCGTGATCGCCTTGGGCGTCGTTATGCTGGTCGCCGGCGGCGTCGCCGGAGGGGAAGAATAGATTCGAGCGAATTATCGCTCAGGCCCCAGATTCCAAAAAGAAAACGCCAAGCGTCGGGACGCTTGGCGTTTCTGTTTTTGATTGTCTTAAAGTCGCCGGTTAGCCGCGCTTTTCGAGCGGGACGAATTCCCGTTCGGTGGCGCCGGTGTAAACCTGACGCGGGCGGCAGATGCGTTTGGTCGGCGAGCCTTGCATTTCTTTCCAGTGAGCGATCCAGCCCGGCAGACGTCCGATCGCGAACAGCACCGTGAACATCTGGACCGGAATGCCGATCGCACGGTAGATGACGCCGGAGTAGAAGTCGACGTTCGGGTACAACTTCCGTTGAATGAAGTATTCGTCGTTGAGCGCGACTTCTTCCAACCGTTGGGCGACTTCGAAGATCGGATCCTTGATTTCCAACTTGGAAAGCAAGGTATCGCACGCCTTCTTGATGATCGTGGCCCGCGGATCAAAGTTCTTGTAGACGCGGTGACCAAAGCCCATCAAGCGGAACTTGCTGGTCTTGTCTTTGGCCAGTTTCACGTATTTCTCAACGTCCATGCCGTCGGCGATGATCTTTTCGAGCATCGAGACGACCGCTTCGTTGGCCCCGCCGTGCAGCGGGCCCCACAAGGCGCTGATGCCGGCCGAGATTGACGCGAACAGGTTCGCGTCCGACGAACCGACCATGCGGACCGTTGAGGTGCTGCAGTTCTGTTCGTGATCGGCGTGGACGATCAGCAGCAAGTTGAGGGCGCTGACGAAGTCCGGATCGACGTGGAACGGTTCACTTGGAACCGCGAACATCATCTGCAGGAAGTTTTCGCAGTACGACAGGTCATTTTGCGGATAGATGAACGGCTGACCGACCGACTTCTTAAAGCTGTACGCCGCAATCGTCGGCAGTTTGGCCAACAAGCGGTGGATCGACACTTCGACCTGACGCGGATCGTGCGGGTCGAGCGAATCTTGATAGAAGGTCGAGAGAGCGCTCACCACCGAGCTGAGGATCGCCATCGGGTGGGCGTCGCGCGGGAAGCCGTCGTAGAACGACCGCATATCCTCGTGCAGCATCGTGTGCCGGCGGATCGACTT
This window encodes:
- a CDS encoding WD40 repeat domain-containing protein — translated: MSMDRVPSIRVFAAVLLAALIVGVAPAQEPTAKLDRTIQLRPEPGRLHPPVISDISIHPAGAIFAAAGDDHIVRVFEMDSGNELYRLEDHRDWVRAVKFSPDGTTLATAGNDRRIILWDVERRAQLRSMGEFPYAVADVAFNKAGTMLAIVGFGPTIAIHDPITGERLHELEAPINDMRCVSFSPDGAIVAAAGRNGVIRTWDAQSGRVLGDVKAHRQRVHSLVFTSDSSHLISCSEDRMIKVIDLGQGKEVAEMSSAPAKVMALTLINDNTLISAGSDNRLRLWDMATHQEIAKLEGHSGSVTAIDVYNDTIVSGGFDTTVRVWKIESGERTALSPQGSLFTK
- a CDS encoding metallophosphoesterase, giving the protein MSARTIAIGDIHGCVHALDAVLEMIAPTASDTIVVLGDFVDQGWDVKSTIERLIQLESEVNLIHLLGNHEEMLLASLTCEKTCGYWENCGGARTLSSYRLGGSIEDIPDDHIEFIRRSRPYYETESCIFTHANAEPNLPMDQQPEYALRWKVLEPDAYECHYSGKTLFVGHTEQRSGEVLNLGCIQDIDTACWRNGWLTAIDVDELHIWQASRYGQMREGDEPALAHAVPAHHAE
- a CDS encoding cation transporter, whose amino-acid sequence is MLRTTLALLFSVALFSQAAYAETTVTLTKMHLCCGKCVKAVEAAVKDMPGVKVDVTAKEGKTVLTAADDKSAQAALDAIAKAGFHAETDSEELKMKDDSGVKAGAVKRLALTGLHNCCGACTKSIKEAVATVDGVKADTAKPNESSMVIEGNFDAAEVVEALLAAGFHVKVKQ
- a CDS encoding M14 family metallopeptidase; its protein translation is MSVPADAWFPRDYAESRREFLAACKELGGEMESHAIDAVGPDGESLTIDLLTLGNRGANDCLVLSSGLHGLEAPLGAAIQLHWMRNALSQSVPPNLRIVLIHALNPYGFAHRRRCEAENIDLNRSFMRRGEEHRGAPPLYEKLDPLLNPESPPGGFDFFTLRAAAILARYGMTKVKQAIAGGQYEFPRGLFYGGKGASETQQLLTPHWKSWLGESRRVIHLDVHTGLGRWGELTLLSAPAMDTAWHRQVGETLGETGYDREKENSVAYQARGDFGLWCSQQAGDIDYAYFCAEFGTYPAVRVLKALRAENQAHHWSDPKAAAFQTAKRSALEAFSPASKSWRQSTVARGVDLCKSAIARLEK
- a CDS encoding Gfo/Idh/MocA family protein — encoded protein: MTLRTSRRRFLVAASAAVSGIGFYSQLPAAESKSPNEKLNLAGIGVANRASANLSGCSNENFVALADIDSNFLEQGVKRFPGAKGYADYRVMLEKEADNIDAVVVSTADHSHAPATAMALRMKKHAYCEKPLSHTVYESRVVSNLAKENKLVTQMGTQIHATENYRRVVELLNSGIIGDVTRVHVWVGKGWGDGKFAFGQEPPKNLNWDLFLGCAPERPYSTGVHPANWRRFWDYGTGTFGDMACHYVDLVHWALDLKHPEKVSAVGPPVDPVGCPSWCVADYHYPARGEKPPVHLTWYDGAKRPAELAKLKDKSGNPINWGGGQLFVGDKGMVLSDYGQHYVYQDGEMVDFKAPEKTIPASIGHHNEWLQAIRTGGPTTCNFDYSGALSEAVLLGTVAYRSGDVIDWDAENLKVTNNNSLAHNLIHKEYRKGWTL
- a CDS encoding citrate synthase, giving the protein MTEVAHLRVRDAEIELPIVEGTENETAVDISKLRAETGFITLDDGYVNTGSTTSKITYLDGEAGILRYRGYPIEQLASNCDFVEVMYLLIYGELPTEQQIMDFRKSIRRHTMLHEDMRSFYDGFPRDAHPMAILSSVVSALSTFYQDSLDPHDPRQVEVSIHRLLAKLPTIAAYSFKKSVGQPFIYPQNDLSYCENFLQMMFAVPSEPFHVDPDFVSALNLLLIVHADHEQNCSTSTVRMVGSSDANLFASISAGISALWGPLHGGANEAVVSMLEKIIADGMDVEKYVKLAKDKTSKFRLMGFGHRVYKNFDPRATIIKKACDTLLSKLEIKDPIFEVAQRLEEVALNDEYFIQRKLYPNVDFYSGVIYRAIGIPVQMFTVLFAIGRLPGWIAHWKEMQGSPTKRICRPRQVYTGATEREFVPLEKRG